In one window of Nicotiana tabacum cultivar K326 chromosome 12, ASM71507v2, whole genome shotgun sequence DNA:
- the LOC107801357 gene encoding uncharacterized protein LOC107801357 codes for MTLGVGRLARTPWDASKGSWAWLKSRPGITHGLEKAIEKVPQVYSFCKWGALVLAIVASFSSLIRKNKLLFIYVRKIKPSAEPLLQYLSEDFDFSDDDDDDECSSVSSNDEELTPVDEDFSVAGSSFYFKEQGQKSNLRIRRRRSSHERFPFKEFAAGKSVVKLWDSLTLGLDFNDSFNISDFTVLSSEVRDEKNGVVLAAYDTRMKRQSPAICAEWGTGKVLGISGSGVEKVYVRDEVAGVLTVGDMRNVKTAVQTVTKLEGAVNVDE; via the exons ATGacgctaggcgttgggaggcttgccaggACGCCATGGGACGCGTCCAAGGGATCATGGGCATGGCTGAAAAGCCGCCCTGGCATTACACATGGTCTCGAGAAAG cAATCGAAAAGGTTCCCCAAGTGTACAGTTTCTGCAAATGGGGTGCTCTAGTTCTTGCCATTGTTGCTTCTTTCAGCAGCTTAATAAGAAAAAACAAGCTTTTATTCATTTACGTTCGTAAAATAAAGCCTTCTGCTGAGCCTCTTCTTCAGTATCTAAGCGAAGACTTCGACTTCTCAGATGATGACGACGACGATGAATGCTCATCGGTTTCATCAAACGATGAAGAGTTAACACCAGTTGATGAAGATTTTTCAGTTGCAGGTTCGAGTTTCTACTTCAAAGAGCAAGGCCAAAAAAGTAATTTAAGAATCAGACGGCGACGGAGCAGCCATGAACGGTTTCCCTTTAAGGAATTTGCTGCCGGTAAAAGCGTCGTAAAGTTGTGGGATAGTTTAACGTTAGGTTTAGACTTTAATGACTCTTTTAATATAAGCGATTTTACGGTTCTGTCGTCAGAAGTGAGAGATGAAAAAAACGGCGTCGTTTTAGCTGCTTATGACACGAGAATGAAGCGTCAGTCGCCGGCGATATGTGCCGAGTGGGGTACTGGAAAGGTGTTGGGAATCAGTGGCAGTGGCGTTGAGAAAGTTTACGTTAGAGATGAAGTTGCCGGAGTTTTAACGGTTGGTGACATGAGGAACGTGAAAACGGCGGTGCAAACGGTGACGAAACTCGAGGGCGCCGTTAACGTTGACGAATAG